A region of Anolis sagrei isolate rAnoSag1 chromosome 2, rAnoSag1.mat, whole genome shotgun sequence DNA encodes the following proteins:
- the LOC132768294 gene encoding uncharacterized protein, giving the protein MGLPGRALFLLAASDFALQWGLWAVAAALRTEKFFDLAGSGTFILLAHLSLSWGNSSHPRQQVQTGLVTIWGLRLGLYLFLRILKDGHDRRFHGIRDQPGIFFFYWTLQGVWVFITLLPTLLLNLEKHEKPLGFWDYLGWSTWAVGFIIEAVADQQKWHFRSNPDNTGKFIQSGLWAYSRHPNYLGEILLWTGLFVSAAPVLHGWQYISIVSPLLVWYLLNYVSGIPILEKAAMKRWGKEAAFQAYLQDTPVLWPIRFRQ; this is encoded by the exons ATGGGGCTGCCAGGTCGGGCCCTCTTCCTGCTGGCGGCCTCGGACTTTGCGCTGCAATGGGGGCTGTGGGCGGTGGCGGCCGCCTTGCGCACCGAGAAGTTCTTCGATTTGGCGG GAAGTGGGACATTCATTTTACTGGCACATCTCAGCCTCAGTTGGGGGAACAGCAGTCATCCTCGGCAGCAAGTCCAAACAGGGCTAGTGACTATCTGGGGTCTTAG GCTGGGTCTTTACCTCTTCCTGCGGATCTTGAAAGACGGACATGACAGGCGGTTCCATGGTATCAGAGACCAACCGGGCATATTCTTTTTTTACTGGACCTTACAAG GTGTTTGGGTGTTTATAACGCTTCTCCCCACTCTTCTGCTAAACCTGGAGAAACATGAAAAGCCTTTGGGATTCTGGGACTACCTCGGATGGAGCACCTGGGCAGTGGGCTTCATTATAGAGGCCGTGGCTGACCAACAAAAGTGGCACTTCAGAAGCAACCCTGATAATACC GGCAAGTTTATCCAGAGTGGCCTGTGGGCATATAGTCGTCACCCCAACTACCTTGGGGAGATCTTGCTGTGGACAGGACTTTTTGTGTCAGCTGCACCTGTGCTACATGGGTGGCAATATATCAGCATTGTTTCGCCATTGCTGGTGTGGTACTTGCTTAATTATGTCAGCGGGATCCCAATTCTAGAGAAAGCAGCCATGAAGAGATGGGGGAAGGAAGCAGCTTTTCAGGCTTACCTGCAGGACACACCTGTGCTGTGGCCTATCAGATTTAGGCAGTAG